In Malania oleifera isolate guangnan ecotype guangnan chromosome 8, ASM2987363v1, whole genome shotgun sequence, a single window of DNA contains:
- the LOC131162258 gene encoding 6,7,8-trihydroxycoumarin synthase-like, with protein sequence MLINSTMENYFLFFLLALPISLFFLLHRHRPNRRPPGPSGLPLIGNLHQLNTSTPHIRLHRLSAKYGPLMSLTLGSVPAVVISSARVAKEVLKTHDLAVSGRPSMLGQQKLSYSGRDLAFSPYGDYWREVRKICMLHLFSTKKVLTFRSVREEEISRTLEKINELSFSSKPVNLSEMMMCLTNSIICRIGFGKRYEESRFEELLNEAQAMMASFFVSDYFPVVGWWVDRASGLFGRLEKNWRELDLFYQKVIEEHLDPERPKPQEEDITDVLLRLRKDRLFATDDFTLDHIKALLMNVLVAGTDTSAASVIWIMTQLVKNPRVMNTSQNELRNSIKKKNLINEDDLQKLPYLKAVVKEAFRLHPVAPMLIPREAIQKFTLDAYEIEPKTIIFVNAWAIGRDCDAWENPEEFLPERFLGSSIDFKGQDFGLIPFGTGRRLCPGMHLGVLTVELALANLLYFFDWELPQGMKEEDIDMDMIPGITMHKKIPLYLLSKKYCV encoded by the exons ATGCTAATTAACTCCACGATGGAAAACTACTTCCTCTTCTTCCTACTCGCCCTCCCCATCTCCCTCTTCTTTCTCCTCCACCGGCACCGCCCCAACCGTCGTCCGCCGGGTCCTTCCGGCCTCCCCCTTATCGGAAACCTCCACCAGCTCAACACCTCTACCCCTCACATCCGCCTCCACCGCCTCTCCGCCAAGTACGGCCCCCTCATGTCCCTCACCCTCGGCTCCGTCCCCGCCGTGGTCATCTCCTCCGCCAGAGTCGCCAAAGAAGTGCTCAAGACCCATGACCTCGCCGTCTCCGGCCGCCCCTCCATGCTCGGCCAGCAGAAACTCTCCTACTCCGGCCGCGACCTCGCCTTCTCCCCGTACGGCGACTACTGGAGAGAAGTCAGAAAGATCTGCATGCTCCACCTCTTCAGCACCAAGAAGGTCCTCACCTTTCGCTCCGTCCGGGAGGAGGAGATTTCCCGCACGCTCGAGAAAATCAACGAACTTTCCTTTTCCTCCAAACCCGTGAATTTGAGCGAGATGATGATGTGTCTGACGAATTCGATTATTTGTAGGATTGGGTTTGGGAAGAGGTACGAGGAGAGCAGGTTTGAGGAGCTGCTAAACGAGGCGCAGGCCATGATGGCGAGTTTCTTCGTGTCGGATTATTTTCCGGTGGTGGGGTGGTGGGTTGACAGAGCGAGTGGGCTGTTTGGGAGGCTGGAAAAGAATTGGAGGGAATTGGATTTGTTTTACCAGAAGGTCATTGAGGAGCACCTTGACCCTGAAAGGCCCAAACCCCAGGAGGAGGACATCACTGATGTCTTGCTCCGCCTGAGAAAGGATCGGCTATTTGCAACTGATGATTTCACTCTGGATCATATTAAAGCACTGCTCATG AATGTTCTTGTCGCTGGAACAGATACAAGTGCAGCTTCTGTAATTTGGATAATGACACAATTAGTAAAAAACCCTAGAGTGATGAATACCTCACAAAACGAACTCAGAAAttcaataaaaaagaaaaatctcaTAAACGAAGACGATCTTCAGAAACTTCCTTACCTCAAGGCTGTGGTGAAAGAGGCATTCAGGTTGCACCCCGTGGCTCCCATGCTTATTCCTCGAGAAGCAATTCAAAAATTTACACTAGACGCGTACGAAATCGAACCCAAGACCATAATTTTTGTGAACGCGTGGGCCATAGGAAGGGACTGCGATGCTTGGGAAAACCCAGAAGAGTTCTTGCCTGAAAGATTCTTAGGAAGTTCTATAGACTTCAAAGGACAAGATTTTGGATTAATACCATTTGGCACCGGTCGACGACTTTGCCCTGGGATGCACCTTGGAGTGCTAACTGTCGAGCTCGCACTCGCCAATCTTCTCTATTTCTTCGATTGGGAGTTGCCGCAAGGGATGAAGGAGGAAGACATTGACATGGACATGATTCCTGGCATTACCATGCACAAGAAAATTCCTCTTTATCTCTTATCTAAAAAGTATTGTGTATGA